In a single window of the Pongo abelii isolate AG06213 chromosome 1, NHGRI_mPonAbe1-v2.0_pri, whole genome shotgun sequence genome:
- the ELF3 gene encoding ETS-related transcription factor Elf-3 — protein MAATCEISNIFSNYFSAMYSSEDSTLASVPPAATFGADDLVLTLSNPQMSLEGTDKASWLGEQPQFWSKTQVLDWISYQVEKNKYDASAIDFSRCDMDGATLCNCALEELRLVFGPLGDQLHAQLRDLTSSSSDELSWIIELLEKDGMAFQEALDPGPFDQGSPFAQELLDDGQQASPYHPGSCGAGAPSPGSSDVSTAGTGASRSSHSSDSGGSDVDLDPTDGKLFPSDGFPDCKKGDPKHGKRKRGRPRKLSKEYWDCLEGKKSKHAPRGTHLWEFIRDILIHPELNEGLMKWENRHEGVFKFLRSEAVAQLWGQKKKNSNMTYEKLSRAMRYYYKREILERVDGRRLVYKFGKNSSGWKEEEVLQSRN, from the exons ATGGCTGCAACCTGTGAGATTAGCAACATTTTTAGCAACTACTTCAGTGCGATGTACAGCTCAGAGGACTCCACCCTGGCCTCTGTTCCCCCTGCTGCCACCTTTGGGGCCGATGACTTGGTACTGACCCTGAGCAACCCCCAGATGTCATTGGAGGGTACAG ACAAGGCCAGCTGGTTGGGGGAACAGCCCCAGTTCTGGTCGAAGACGCAGGTTCTGGACTGGATCAGCTACCAAGTGGAGAAGAACAAGTACGACGCTAGCGCCATTGACTTCTCACGATGTGACATGGACGGGGCCACCCTTTGCAATTGTGCCCTTGAGGAGCTGCGTCTGGTCTTTGGGCCTCTGGGGGACCAACTCCATGCCCAGCTGCGAGACCTCA CTTCCAGCTCTTCTGATGAGCTCAGTTGGATCATTGAGCTGCTGGAGAAGGATGGCATGGCCTTCCAGGAGGCCCTAGACCCAGGGCCCTTTG ACCAGGGCAGCCCCTTTGCCCAGGAGCTGCTGGACGACGGTCAGCAAGCCAGCCCCTACCACCCTGGCAGCTGTGGTGCAGGAGCCCCCTCCCCCGGCAGCTCTGATGTCTCCACCGCAG GGACTGGTGCTTCTCGGAGCTCCCACTCCTCAGACTCCGGTGGAAGTGACGTGGACCTGGATCCCACTGACGGCAAGCTCTTCCCCAGCG ATGGTTTTCCTGACTGCAAGAAGGGGGATCCCAAGCACGGGAAGCGGAAACGAGGCCGGCCCCGAAAGCTGAGCAAAGAGTATTGGGACTGTCTCGAGGGCAAAAAGAGCAAGCACG CGCCCAGAGGCACCCACCTGTGGGAGTTCATCCGGGACATCCTCATCCACCCGGAGCTCAACGAGGGCCTCATGAAGTGGGAGAATCGGCACGAAGGCGTCTTCAAGTTCCTGCGCTCCGAGGCTGTGGCCCAACTGTGGggccaaaagaaaaagaacagcaacATGACCTACGAGAAGCTGAGCCGGGCCATGAG GTACTACTACAAACGGGAGATCCTGGAACGGGTGGATGGCCGGCGACTCGTCTACAAGTTTGGCAAAAACTCAAGCGGctggaaggaggaagaggttcTCCAGAGTCGGAACTGA